The Thermoanaerobaculia bacterium genome includes a window with the following:
- a CDS encoding glycosyltransferase family 2 protein has product MTDRPHLSAIVTSYNEEINIKECLESVLWADEVLLVDSFSTDRTVEIAGAIPGVRVVQHEYFGSAAQKNWAMDRAAHPWVLIVDADERVTAELAREIMGLLERGPDAEHYSIRRQNIFVDRIIRHSGWSTDKVVRLIRKGSARYPNRRVHADIRPEGPTPTLSAPLLHYTFRSFSQYLEKFHRYAEWGAAEAFKRGKSPGVTELCLRPAWRFFRMYVLQAGFLDGRHGFVLCALQAYGVFLKWAKVWEWQRYRANGWAFELPAYDESAETWGRENAGADAPSSPR; this is encoded by the coding sequence AGAGCGTTCTCTGGGCCGACGAGGTGCTGCTCGTCGATTCGTTCTCGACCGACCGCACCGTCGAGATCGCCGGCGCGATCCCCGGCGTTCGCGTCGTCCAGCACGAGTACTTCGGCTCGGCGGCGCAGAAGAACTGGGCGATGGACCGGGCCGCTCACCCGTGGGTCCTGATCGTCGACGCCGACGAGCGCGTCACGGCCGAGCTCGCCCGCGAGATCATGGGACTCCTCGAACGGGGCCCCGACGCCGAGCACTATTCGATCCGCCGGCAGAACATCTTCGTCGACCGGATCATCCGGCACTCGGGATGGTCGACGGACAAGGTCGTCCGTCTCATCCGAAAGGGCTCCGCGCGCTATCCGAACCGGCGCGTTCACGCCGACATCCGTCCCGAAGGGCCGACGCCGACGCTGTCCGCGCCGCTCCTCCACTACACGTTCCGCTCCTTCTCGCAGTACCTCGAGAAGTTCCACCGGTACGCGGAGTGGGGCGCGGCGGAGGCGTTCAAGCGGGGGAAGAGCCCCGGCGTGACGGAGCTGTGCCTGCGTCCGGCGTGGCGTTTCTTCCGGATGTACGTGCTCCAGGCCGGCTTCCTCGACGGGCGTCACGGTTTCGTCCTTTGCGCGCTCCAGGCGTACGGCGTGTTTCTCAAGTGGGCGAAGGTGTGGGAATGGCAGCGCTACCGCGCCAACGGCTGGGCCTTCGAGCTGCCGGCCTATGACGAGAGCGCCGAGACCTGGGGCCGCGAGAACGCCGGCGCGGACGCCCCTTCCTCTCCGAGATAG
- the rpsT gene encoding 30S ribosomal protein S20: protein MANIKSAKKRIRTSAKKTARNRRVKTKLRHVIKKHRSSPSAETLPGTASEIDRAAAKGVIHPNTAARYKSRLAKATKSRASS, encoded by the coding sequence ATGGCCAACATCAAGTCCGCCAAGAAACGGATCCGCACGTCCGCGAAGAAGACGGCCCGGAACCGCCGCGTGAAGACAAAGCTCCGCCATGTGATCAAGAAGCACCGTTCCTCTCCCTCGGCGGAGACGCTGCCGGGCACGGCCTCCGAGATCGACCGCGCCGCGGCCAAGGGGGTCATCCACCCGAACACCGCCGCGCGCTACAAGTCGCGGCTGGCAAAGGCGACGAAGAGCCGGGCGTCGAGTTGA